In the genome of Chryseobacterium sp. 52, the window TTGAGTTTTTCCAGTTCATACACTCTCCAGATGTGTGCATTTTCATAGCTCGATCCATTGATGATAGAAGAAACCAAAGGATTCCAGTCTCCAAAGTTATCCAGCATAAACTGTTTTATGCAGTCTGGTGTATAATCTTCGTTGATGAAGTATTTTGTAATATCAAACTGGCAGTACCACAATATTTTTGTAGGTGAAAGTTTTAAAATTCCAAAGGTTAAACCGCCGTTTTTATGGTGGAATTTTAAAAAATTACTCTCAATCTGATTGGCAATTTCTTCATCTTCAATAATATTTACCACTTCATTTTCAAGAACAGCCTTGATGACTTCATCCTCGAAAATTTTTCTTCTTGTTCTGCTTCTGGAGCCATCTGAAGCTATGATGATGTCTGCGTCTATGGATGTCTTGTCATCAAGAGAAAGATTAGCTTTTCCGTTAGAAAAATCATCAACAGTAAGAGTTTTCTCGTAAGAAATATTCCCGGAAGGAACCCCTTTACTCAGAATTTCTATCAGTTCACTTCTTGAGATCACAAAAACATCGTCCAGATCTTTTTCGGAAAGAACCTCGCCGTTATGGCAATAGCAGATGTATTTTTTCAGAAAACTTCCTTTTTTATAAAGGCTTTCAATATCTATAATTTGCGAAAGATATTCAATACCTTCTTTTGGAAGTATAAATCCATGTCCTTTAACATCATCTTCTGTTCTTCTTTCATAAATATGGTAGTCGAAATTATTTTTTTCCAAATAATTGGCCATACTCAATCCGGAAACTCCTGCTCCTATGATTGCTACTTTACTCATCCTTTTTAATAGTGTTGTTAGTTTTTTAAAGTATTGTTAGTTTTTTTGAGAATTCCAAACCCATAAATCACCGTTTTTGAACTGTTTGCGGGAAATTTTATTCTCATTGGTAAGGTTTTGGAGAAGCTCTTTAGCTTTATCAAAAGAAATATCGGAAAGAACGGCGAATTCCTGAGTAGTCAGTGTAGGATAAATTTTAAATAACGTTTCCCAGTCTGCAGAATATGCCTTCTTACTTGCTTCAGGATTGATTTTTTTGATTCTATGTTCAAAATCAGCGTAAGGTTTTACTCCGTAAAGAATATCTAATATCTCATTGTCTTTTACAAAAATTAAAGTCGGGAATCCTCTTACCCCTAATTGTCTTCCAAGATCAAGGTCTTTTTTAAATTCTATCTGTGCTGTAGATTCGTAATCTTTTTTATACTGTTCTACGTCTAATCCGGATAATAAAGCGGCTTTTTCTAAATGCTCGTCTTTAGTGATATTTAATTTATCAAGAAAAACCATTTCACGGATGATTCTTAAAAATACA includes:
- a CDS encoding FAD-dependent oxidoreductase, which codes for MSKVAIIGAGVSGLSMANYLEKNNFDYHIYERRTEDDVKGHGFILPKEGIEYLSQIIDIESLYKKGSFLKKYICYCHNGEVLSEKDLDDVFVISRSELIEILSKGVPSGNISYEKTLTVDDFSNGKANLSLDDKTSIDADIIIASDGSRSRTRRKIFEDEVIKAVLENEVVNIIEDEEIANQIESNFLKFHHKNGGLTFGILKLSPTKILWYCQFDITKYFINEDYTPDCIKQFMLDNFGDWNPLVSSIINGSSYENAHIWRVYELEKLNPFYHNNVVFLGDAAHPLIPFTSQGVTSALKDSYTLTQLLMEGENLQETLKKYEEERKPEIEIHIKNGRTLLNQFLLPLNEQPKNTLPISYK
- a CDS encoding DsbA family protein — translated: MNNNPLLNCDYEKGVCEILETPGSETSADQLQDLATDKINIIYFTDPICSSCWGIEPQLRKLKLEYNNVVDVDYRMGGLLPSWDIYNSGGISKPSDVAGHWEEVSPYYKMPIDGGVWIEDPLNSSYPPSIAFKAAQMQDKNKAVVFLRIIREMVFLDKLNITKDEHLEKAALLSGLDVEQYKKDYESTAQIEFKKDLDLGRQLGVRGFPTLIFVKDNEILDILYGVKPYADFEHRIKKINPEASKKAYSADWETLFKIYPTLTTQEFAVLSDISFDKAKELLQNLTNENKISRKQFKNGDLWVWNSQKN